DNA from Acanthochromis polyacanthus isolate Apoly-LR-REF ecotype Palm Island chromosome 7, KAUST_Apoly_ChrSc, whole genome shotgun sequence:
CTGCCGCCTCTACTGCTCCTACCGCTTCTCCTGCCGCTCCTGTCCGGAAACACCCGAACATCTCCGAACGCCTCCGAACagcgacgctcctgaacgcaccacacgTACACAAAAGCTGAGGCCAAAAAAGCCGCTTTAAACGCAACTTCATTCAGTTTAATGCggtttaaatgtttagttttgggGGTTTTAACATTTCAAAACCGTCATATTGAgtttatatttaaattaaacgGAAATACCCAAAAGTATATCTGTCCAAAACTCCACAATTACTCATTTTACTGTCATTAAAAGCAAATACAAccaaaaaaagcatcaaatcctcacatttgaaAAGCTAAAACTATTAAATATGTGCTacctttgctttttaaaaagattaatTTAAGTCTTGCACAATTGTCAAATTAAATCTTAACAGACATTATTCTctgagaataataataatatattttttagaatGAATTAACTTAACACATCTTTTACAAGCCAAATATTGTTCTTTTAGTTCCAGTGTTttgcatttactttattttctgacattttacagacaataaattaaagaaaatgtgtaaTGAACTGCAACAATTTCTGGAAATTGCAGCCATACACAgttaaaacatcataaaatgatgttaaaatgaGTTTTCTTCAACCAAGagtccaaaatgccacaattACTCATTTTACTGTCACTAAGAGTAAAATAAAGCACTAAATCTTCACATCTGAGAAGCTAAAACTATTAAATATTTGTcacctttgcttaaaaatggctaaaatttgacaaaaatagtTTGATTCTATTATTTAATTTCTGCAAATGTCCTGATGTGTCCTGCTTACtgtcaaaacaataaaagatatTGAGTTTATACAGTAAcatgttgtgtttcttggtcattattttccatcatttttcagtaattttatcCTTTTACAATCATTTTCTGATTGCCATTTGTGCATTTGCTTGTTTCATCacattttgtagttattttgtatctttttgtggtcattgtcaTTTGTGGTTAGTTTTTTGCacgtcatttttttttcatcccatTCTAACTCATTTACATgattttgtgaacattttgtgtctcgttctggtcatttttgcagctcatgttgtgtctctggtATTTTTACATCACTTTGGAGATGTTAAAATCAAAAACTATTATTATCCTTTCGTCCTTCTTCATACTTCTTTCCCCAGATCTCTCCTTTCCGCCACTAGGGGCGCTGCAGCCTGTCAGACAGAACTCCGGGCTCTCCAACCCTTAAATCTCCTCGTCGCGGTGCATTGTGGGACTTTATGTAACCAGCATGGCGGCCTCCTGCGCCAGAGCTCTCGGTAAGGTCGGCCGGTCCTTTGTGGACTCTCCGGCGGTGCTCCGCTCCGGTTCCGGCTCCTTCCTGGGGGGCACCGCGGCGACTCGGAGCTCCGGGAGGTGCTACGGCTCCGGCGGGCCGGGAGTCCGGGCGGCGGCGCTCTCTGTGCGGGCAGCAGCAGGACGCAGGGCGCTGAGCTGTGCCTTCCTGTTGGGGGGAGGTCTGGGTCTGTACCAGGCGGTCCGGGGGTCCCTAAAGCAGCAGCACCTGGCccaggagcagaaccagaaccaagtGAGTCCGGATCAGGGTCCAGGTCTACAACAGAACCTCCAGAACGCAGCAGGACCAGAGGTTATTAATGGAGGTCCAAGCTGTTATTGGATCAATACAGATCAATGGTCTGTTTCTGAATgatgctgcagacagacagacgtatgTTGATTGTCACATAATTCTGCTTAGGCTCCACCTCCTTGGTAgagtaacaaaacaaaaatgtccttatttttgaaagaaaaacagttatttttcaatgaagataacattgaatGAATCAGGGTCAGAAATGAATcatcactgatgattagaaaacatgacattatcctggtgaccccaaacttttcagtgTTAGTTTACATGAAACCCAACCAGCCGTCTTTATCTGATGATGTTATTTAATCTTGAATGAGCTCAAACCAGCAGCTGGTGTGTtatcttcttctgttttctctcctgcAGGTTTCTGCCGGCGGTCTGAAGCTGATCCTGTATCAGTATAAAACCTGTCCGTTCTGCAGTAAGGTCCGGGCCTTTCTGGACTACTACGGGCTTCCGTACGACATCGTGGAGGTGAACCCGGTGATGAGGCAGGAGATCAAGTGGTCTGCTTACAGAAAGGTTCCCATCCTGATGGTGGACGGAGGCGTGGTgagaaaatgaataaagcacACGTTTCTCCAACCTCAGATTCACAGTTTAAGGTTAAATTATTCACAGTCTGGTGATTTATTTAGAAATTATTCTCACTTCATGCTCCAGAAAACTTTTTCAGTTCATACAGGAACTCATCCACACATTTCTGCCTCAGAAACTGCTTTAAATAgacttaaatgtaatttaagGTTTTTTCTCTGCAGCAACTGAACGACTCGTCGGTCATCATCAGCGCCCTCAAGACGTTTTTAATCAACAAGTAAGTAGCTGCTGCCTTCAAATGTTTACTTAAGAATTGAATATTGATGTTTGAGTTAAACACACCCAACTTCACAAATGTTTACAttaaattatttaacagaagCTGAAGTTGTTTAATAATTTAAGAAAGCaaagttttttgtgtgtttttttttattaaaaatgttgaaactgtTTGAggatttttgcaattttggcactttttatattgaaaaacaaatgaaatagtGATAAAAGTTGCTTTATTAAAACCACTTTagcaaataaaaactaaacaatctGTAGGAGTAGATGGAACTAAAGGTAAGAGAATAGATGTGTACGTTTACTGTTAATGATTATTGAAATTAAACACTAGCCTGACAAGCACTCATCACAAGTTAAaatgaagttattgaataaaaaatatctaaaactgCATCGATTTCTCAACATTTGAGGTGAAAACAATCATgtttctgaaatattttaaaaattggtTAAAAATTCAATCGAAaagtttctttttattaaaaatgtttcatattatTTAGGATATTCCACATCTTTCAGGGTTAGCTGACTTTTTTAAGTcaatttttcaagcaaaataatcaaaaaatagCAGGGTCTAGGTATTTAAACGGGAActatttcagattttcttgGTCATACGTGACTGTAAAAgtaaaatagaacatttaaagGCATCACTTTGTGCTGTGGCTGAATTAGAACGGGCAgatttcactattttctgactttttataataaaaaaaaagtaaaccaacaacaaaaaaaacagctacaTTTGGTTAAAAATTCAATAGaaaagcttctttttctttttaaagacgTCACTTTGCGCTGTGGGCAGTTTCcactattttctgactttttaaagTAGAAAATAATGGAAATGACAGTAAAGTCTAATAAGTATTCTGGCAAATACAATCAATAAATGAAACTAAAGGTTATAGAATAAATGCCTTGAATGCTTCTGAAGTTGGATTTACTGTTTGAATAATTAAATGATTTTGTGCAGAATCTTTCAAGAACAAGCTTTAAAACCTCATTCAGCAGAACCAGATGAAATGAGGACTAATGAGAGGTTTTAAATGTTGGTTTTCAGGGAGAGGAGTGTGTCGGACATCCTCCACTGCTACCCGGAGATGAAGTCTGTGAACGAGCGAGGAAAGGAGGTGACCGAGTA
Protein-coding regions in this window:
- the ptgesl gene encoding prostaglandin E synthase 2 — encoded protein: MAASCARALGKVGRSFVDSPAVLRSGSGSFLGGTAATRSSGRCYGSGGPGVRAAALSVRAAAGRRALSCAFLLGGGLGLYQAVRGSLKQQHLAQEQNQNQVSAGGLKLILYQYKTCPFCSKVRAFLDYYGLPYDIVEVNPVMRQEIKWSAYRKVPILMVDGGVQLNDSSVIISALKTFLINKERSVSDILHCYPEMKSVNERGKEVTEYTNKYWLMLSEAQTACVYPEKGMQKEEMKWRQWADDWLVHLISPNVYRTTGEALASFDYIVREGKFGTLEGFFAKYVGAAAMFVISKRLKSRHNLQDDVREDLYKAVNDWVAAVGKKRKFMGGDQPNLADLAVFGVLRVMDGLQAFDDMMANTKVKSWYRRMERATLNHEGRSQP